Genomic segment of Raphanus sativus cultivar WK10039 unplaced genomic scaffold, ASM80110v3 Scaffold1549, whole genome shotgun sequence:
GTCCTCCTTCCAGTTGCCTACGGTGTCCAACAACCGCTTCTTCGCCTTTGCGGTGAACTCCCGTTTCACGTCCTCATGaaccccgatggaccaatggtatctttgctgcatttttaaacccaaaaaaattaataattagttaaaaactattaacgaaataaaagttaataataaaaattaaacataaaataattattttaaaaaacttacagcAAACATCTTGAACCACGTGTTTCTAACGTGGTGCGGCGTCTTTTTCCAGTTTGGGTGAGCCTCTGAGAAGTATCCTTTGATGATATCGGATACGCTCGTAGCGACAGAATTGTCGAccccaaacctgaaaaaaacaaagttaaaatattaaaaaaaatattaataattttaaaaatatttaaataaaaaaaattacgtacCACCGAGTCCCCTCTGGTCGGTCGGGGTCTAAAACCGGTAAACCGGCTCGGCCTGGTTGAGCGAGAAGATCCTCAACCGTGTACCGAGCAAAAGGAGCGGTCGGCGGCACCCGCAACTCCGGATGAATGTATCCGGGTGCAACCGGATCTGGAACCGCCTGAGGTGCAGCAGGTGGGGTGGTGCACCAGATGGAGGAACCGGTGGTGGCTGTGACTGAGACTCCGGGACAATCTCCGGAATGGAGGAACCGGGAGCTGAAGATGATGATCCAGCAGCAGGATCACCACAGAACATCTGACTGTAGTGGGGGGTTTTCTTCTGCTTGTTCTTTCTaaccatctgaaaaaaaattcagattgttagaaaaaacaagtagaagaaatcaaactaatcaaaattctctacactaaccacctaatcaactataaacctatctaaattcactaaactaaaccacctaattctagagagagattagagagaaccTTGGGAGGTGTAGGAGAGGAAATTGGGACGAAATGAAGTGGCTGGTTCTCGCGGgtatatataagattacataggGACGTAAagtcctcgtaaatttacgacgaaacagcAAGGCCCGTGTCATTATTTACGACGATTTTGCAAGGCCCGTCTTTTtaactttacgacgaaactgcaaggcccgtgttttttgTTCACGTGGATATTACGACGAAACCGTGGATTTAGCATTTGTTTTTTAcattccctaaaccctaaacctcaaattcctaatttttattattttcttaatcatgaaattttaattatataggtttaatttattttttaagtgaatcgaaaccgtatatatatagattgaggtttggggtttagggtatagggatttcataaaaacatgttaattcctcgtaaacaaGCGTGGTTATTAcgacgaaaaaagaaacaatccttgctaattccacgtaagcaagtttcgtcgtaaagacctcgcaagcttacgtggaattagcaaggatagtttcttttttcgtcgtaaaggacacgttaattacgagtttttaacgaggttattttgtaaatccctaaacccctaacCCTTTACCCTAAATCcgtaaatccctaaacccctatCCCATTACTAGTAACATCTATATGTGTTAAGTTAATTTaatcaagaaattttaaatatgcatgTTTATTAAGTCTTCTTGAGTGAATTGAGTTTAGCAATGTAAACCTTATATATGATTCACTTATAAGTTAAGgaagttttggttaattttgggtttgatgttttaaattcttaatttttttaatcatacaatGTTAATTATACAGGTTTATTGTGTCTGCtaagtgaaaacatatatagattgaggtttggggtttggggtttagagttttagggATTTAAACACGAAactcgttaaatcaacgtaaataaacgaggtctttacgacgaaacagctAAAAGGCTTGTTATTtccacgtaagctgatttcgtcgtaaGAACCACGCACGCTTACGTGGaatttgcaaggcccgtgtttatttttaacgtgtgctttacgacgaaatcagcttacgtggattttgcaaggcccgtgttattctttacgaggaattaacgtcGATAACCTTAAAATCCCTAAAAAtgtaaaccacaaacaccaaacctcaaacatcctttaacttataactcaatctcaaacaccaaaccccataccctaaaccccaaatgcATTAATcaagtctgaaaataaataatatttttaaaaaattacatcatcattcagatacatcatcattctcttcaacactagaaacatcatcactttcattaaactcgtcctCAACAGCATCGTCAGTGGTATCgtcgggaagatcttcatactcatgattatgcggatcaatgagtagGATGTCTtccatttgttgttcaggttcttcgacttcattgatgtgttcttcttgcaaaggtggttcttctccaccgaTTATTCGTCCACGGGGTGTAACTTTGATAACAGCTAACCAACTTATTCCAGATTCTCGCAACCTCGGGTATGGTAGGAAGCTAACTTGGTCTGCTTGCGAAGCTaatatgaaaggctcgaatttgttgtacctccgtccaccattgacagcaactacaccgaatttgttaaatcgaacacctctgttgaccacggggtcgaaccagtcacatttgaatatgacgcatttcagcttcaataacccagggaattccacttcaataatctcctgcaagatcccgtagaaatcggtttcgcCTTTCACACAAATTCCATAATTGCTGGTCGCCCGGTGTTTACCATACTCGTACGTATGAAAAGTAAAGCCTCGTGAGAAATACATTggtgatgtggtgacctttgcaAGTGGACCCTGAACTAATTCGTGAAACCATATGGGATAATCTGGATCCTCATATTCAAcctgcaaaattaaattaaagagaacATTGAAACAAACGTCTTTCGTTACACCCCGTGGACGAAACAAATATCGGATTGGAGTAaatacctgactcttcaaccatttAATAAAGTGTCGATCTTTCCTTTTATCTACCTCACTTGTGGATATACCTGGGATAGCTTCTTGGACTTGActaacaaataggctgtaaaatgcacatattttattagttatatcatcatttgaaaaatatattttaattacaattagtttagaactttccatatatgttacctttcaaaatagcgcataaatggatcctcacaattaagtagaatgtaagtgtgtgcactatgggcgtcttcatcactcgaccaccaaacctctttcgtTTTCCCACCCAttcgcccaatctggctaaagatatccggaacaccagcaactgcatatgttggggcaacaccaccatcatcatatcttcttggAGCTCTTTGTCGGGTCCGTACATTAggtgcaaagtagtacgatgtgaagtgagatgtttcttccgtcaaacttccagcaattatagaaccttcaacctttgcgaGGTTTTTTgcctttcccttcaaatatttcatggcccgctcatactgatacatccatccataaTGTACTGGTCctcgaagcaatgcctcatacgggaggtggacagctaaatgctccatgacgtcaaaaaatgagggaggaaatatcatctccaagttgcacaataagattgGAATGTTCTCGTGAAGTTGTTCTACGACATCCTCTTTAAGAGTGCGAGTGCTCAAGTCCCtaaaaaatgctccaatggctttgtatattccaaaaaaaattaagcaaattattagtgcatatttttgaaaaataaattaaaaaataaattagtgtgagtaataatatattacctgcaagtgcttcatgtacttttgttggaagtagctccgcaaatgcaaagggaagtagtctttgcataaagacatgacaatcatgactcttcatcccggagaacttttggcccttttcaacacatctagagaggtttgaaacatacccatcaggaaacttcactgctgatgcaacccagttgaacaagaccgacttttgttctgaagacaatctgaataccGGTACAGGAACTTGTCCATtgctttttatatgtaactcgggtcttgagcaaatatcaggcaagtccaacctcgatttttgattgtcttttgtcttccctggaacattcaatattgtattcatgatgttctcaaaaaaattcttctcaatatgcatcacatctaggttgtggcgcaaaagaagatccttccaatacggcaactcccaaaatatactcttcttatGCCAGTTGTGCTGAACTCCATAATAATCA
This window contains:
- the LOC108836129 gene encoding uncharacterized protein LOC108836129 produces the protein MIFPPSFFDVMEHLAVHLPYEALLRGPVHYGWMYQYERAMKYLKGKAKNLAKVEGSIIAGSLTEETSHFTSYYFAPNVRTRQRAPRRYDDGGVAPTYAVAGVPDIFSQIGRMGGKTKEVWWSSDEDAHSAHTYILLNCEDPFMRYFESLFVSQVQEAIPGISTSEVDKRKDRHFIKWLKSQVEYEDPDYPIWFHELVQGPLAKVTTSPMYFSRGFTFHTYEYGKHRATSNYGICVKGETDFYGILQEIIEVEFPGLLKLKCVIFKCDWFDPVVNRGVRFNKFGVVAVNGGRRYNKFEPFILASQADQVSFLPYPRLRESGISWLAVIKVTPRGRIIGGEEPPLQEEHINEVEEPEQQMEDILLIDPHNHEYEDLPDDTTDDAVEDEFNESDDVSSVEENDDVSE